A genomic region of Metopolophium dirhodum isolate CAU chromosome 1, ASM1992520v1, whole genome shotgun sequence contains the following coding sequences:
- the LOC132932509 gene encoding ATP-dependent DNA helicase PIF1-like: protein MRADHDADFATWLLELGNGRLPAVDGVPNTVQIPRQMVCDVDDLIDFVYPQQMSLANVDEFARRIVVCPTNEDCRGVNRDVLERVDGAQMSYTAVDTMMADDPDEVANFPTEFLNSLEPDGLPPYRLTLKVGCIVMLLRNLDPRRRLCNGTRLVVTELRRHNFKARILGGEAQDDDIVVPKIPLTSSGEDDLPILLRRLQFPVRLSFAMTINKSEGQTFDRVGLLLTSPVFTHG, encoded by the coding sequence ATGCGCGCGGACCACGATGCGGATTTTGCGACTTGGTTGCTTGAGCTCGGCAACGGCCGACTGCCCGCGGTCGACGGCGTTCCGAACACCGTGCAAATCCCGCGGCAAATGGTATGCGACGTTGATGATTTGATCGATTTCGTGTACCCGCAGCAAATGTCGTTGGCCAACGTCGACGAATTCGCTCGGAGAATCGTTGTGTGTCCCACCAACGAAGACTGTAGAGGTGTCAACAGGGACGTGCTGGAGCGCGTCGACGGTGCTCAGATGAGCTACACCGCCGTCGACACCATGATGGCGGACGATCCCGACGAAGTGGCCAATTTTCCCACGGAGTTCCTCAACAGCTTGGAACCGGACGGCCTGCCGCCGTACCGGCTGACGTTGAAGGTGGGGTGCATCGTGATGTTGCTCAGAAATCTCGATCCGAGGAGACGACTGTGCAACGGGACGAGGTTGGTGGTCACCGAACTGCGGCGTCACAATTTCAAGGCTAGGATTTTGGGCGGTGAAGCACAGGACGACGACATCGTCGTGCCCAAGATACCGCTCACGTCCAGCGGTGAGGACGACCTGCCCATCTTACTGCGGCGCCTTCAATTCCCGGTAAGATTGTCGTTCGCCATGACCATCAACAAGTCGGAGGGTCAGACGTTCGACCGTGTAGGTTTGTTACTGACGTCGCCTGTGTTCACGCACGGGTAA
- the LOC132932515 gene encoding uncharacterized protein LOC132932515 — protein sequence MEEREDVEIVGVPVEGVEYVEVVGVPVDVGDDVEGVEVVEDMEFVEVLMEGVEEVEDEEVQMEVVEDEVVQMEVVEDVEFVEVQMDGGDDVEVVEVQMDGGEDVEVVEVQMDEVQAELEFVDMLDELQPDVDEEFRPLAVGEQPRGRAPIIDRPAGVTHPLPEQHNAGALNRICTQCNARHFEGEVVGQGANMHFSTCCNNGQVTAAGQHALLPAPFLLMSLLIGDSQDGRRFRDDIRRYNNALAFAAFSCGTDDRRLRGRGPRTMCIQGQTYQRINNDVAVDRVDSNYCQLYFLESAEANARRVGMALQRNHRELSVVVMGLLDGFLRDVNPYAMAFKNMREVWLAERDLADADPAGVRPRPVTMHFVRDAARDDGRNNLPTANEVAAVFEGEGGRPPRDINLVIYDTNPINPQHRMQTIPAGSCHSDPMLYPLFFPYGEAGWHNGMLQQGNRRNNVRNRNSIREFACYRLAVRYQGNNDQRHELFSLLHQGRFLLQMYVCDQYVRMESNNLNYIRLHQRDLLAEAYQGLMDHVNQQLHVDPMAVGRRVILPSTFTGSDRFNKMNYQDVITVVRTKGKPDLFITFTCNPRWPEITENLAAHSTASDRPDLVARVFNRKLQELIGDITVNRVFGNVGAYVYTIEFQKRGLPHAHILIILAEDCKFRTAEDVDDVVCAFLPDPAIDRRLHDCVKSHMIHGPCGTVNPQCPCMVDNKCSKDFPKAYAEETVYVADGGYPKYRRPDDGRVVLVIGREVGNECVVPYNPYLLAKYDAHINVEICTSIKSVMYIYKYIYKGHDRVTLEVQDQDEIANYVNSRYVSPPEGIWRLFLYKLHGKSHTVVRLPVHLEGRQNVYFAPGQAEERLQNQAVRSTKLTQFFALNTTDVNARQYLYQEIPTHYTWQMPRNQENVLVRNVTQWLPRRIRMANVTLARMYIVNPLDRDRFHLRLLLLNRRGPKSFQDIRTVDGVVHETFTAAAVALGLLEDDRAWRDCLTESATLDTPRQLRYLFVTILVFCEPSNPLALYEANEANMMEDFNRRLQDVDRASAACLAAIEDLLRVHRKSPGDYGLPLADHRLLEPLQDDALFRAIDAAARWAPQVDALNAEQRTVYDRVMAAVDDQREVAKTFFVDGPGGTGKTTLYGCLIWALRHRPPQREVLSVAFTGIAASLMDGGMTVHSTFGLPFGTLTEDSTSSVTMHPNVAGTATDGGGPPAQGRHGIGITVRR from the exons ATGGAAGAGAGGGAGGACGTGGAGATCGTCGGCGTCCCAGTGGAGGGTGTGGAGTACGTGGAAGTCGTTGGTGTCCCAGTGGATGTAGGAGATGATGTGGAAGGAGTGGAGGTGGTGGAGGACATGGAATTTGTCGAGGTCCTGATGGAAGGTGTGGAGGAAGTGGAGGACGAGGAAGTCCAGATGGAAGTGGTGGAGGACGAGGTGGTCCAGATGGAAGTGGTGGAGGACGTGGAATTTGTTGAGGTCCAGATGGACGGAGGGGATGACGTGGAAGTGGTAGAAGTCCAGATGGACGGAGGGGAGGACGTGGAAGTGGTAGAAGTGCAGATGGACGAAGTGCAAGCGGAACTGGAGTTTGTGGACATGCTCGACGAGTTGCAGCCAGACGTCGACGAAGAG TTCCGACCACTTGCCGTGGGTGAACAACCCCGAGGGCGTGCGCCAATAATTGACAGGCCGGCAGGCGTGACACACCCGCTTCCAGAGCAGCACAACGCGGGCGCGTTAAACAGAATCTGCACACAGTGTAACGCCCGCCACTTCGAAGGCGAGGTTGTGGGCCAGGGTGCCAATATGCACTTCTCCACTTGCTGTAACAACGGTCAAGTGACCGCTGCAGGACAACACGCGTTGTTGCCCGCCCCTTTTTTACTAATGAGTTTGTTGATTGGAGATTCACAGGATGGTCGTAGATTCCGAGACGACATTCGCCGGTACAACAACGCCCTGGCATTCGCTGCGTTTAGCTGTGGCACAGACGACAGGCGTTTGCGAGGGCGTGGACCGCGAACGATGTGTATCCAAGGCCAAACTTATCAGAGGATAAATAATGACGTGGCCGTTGACCGAGTAGATTCCAACTACTGTCAGTTGTATTTCCTCGAGTCCGCAGAGGCCAACGCCCGCCGCGTTGGGATGGCTCTGCAGAGAAATCATCGTGAACTGTCCGTAGTTGTGATGGGACTATTGGACGGTTTTCTGCGAGACGTAAATCCGTACGCAATGGCTTTTaa GAACATGCGTGAGGTGTGGCTGGCAGAAAGAGACCTAGCCGACGCCGATCCCGCAGGTGTGCGACCTAGGCCAGTGACGATGCATTTTGTCCGAGATGCGGCCCGGGACGACGGGCGAAACAACCTGCCTACCGCAAACGAAGTTGCGGCCGTGTTCGAAGGCGAAGGGGGTCGTCCGCCAAGAGACATTAATCTGGTCATTTACGATACGAATCCAATCAACCCGCAACACAGGATGCAAACCATACCAGcgg GGTCGTGTCACTCGGATCCGATGTTGTATCCGCTGTTTTTCCCGTACGGCGAGGCCGGTTGGCATAACGGGATGTTGCAACAGGGCAACCGACGAAACAATGTCCGCAATCGCAACAGTATCAGAGAGTTTGCGTGCTACCGTTTGGCTGTTAGATATCAGGGAAATAACGACCAAAGGCATGAActgtttagtttattacatCAAGGTCGGTTCTTGTTGCAGATGTATGTGTGCGACCAGTATGTTCGAATGGAGTCGAATAATCTGAACTACATACGTTTGCACCAGAGGGATCTCCTCGCCGAAGCGTATCAAGGGCTCATGGACCATGTGAACCAACAGCTCCACGTCGATCCCATGGCGGTCGGGCGTAGGGTCATATTGCCGTCGACGTTCACGGGTAGCGACCGATTCAACAAGATGAATTATCAAGACGTCATAACCGTAGTGCGTACCAAAGGGAAACCCGACCTGTTCATAACGTTTACGTGCAATCCCAGGTGGCCAGAGATCACTGAAAACCTGGCTGCCCACAGCACGGCAAGCGACAGGCCGGACCTGGTGGCCAGAGTGTTCAACAGGAAGCTACAGGAGCTAATAGGTGACATAACTGTAAATCGTGTGTTTGGTAATGTCGGCGCTTACGTGTACACTATCGAGTTTCAGAAACGTGGTCTGCCCCATGCGCATATACTGATAATCCTGGCGGAGGACTGTAAGTTCCGCACGGCCGAGGACGTGGACGACGTGGTTTGCGCCTTCTTGCCGGACCCCGCAATCGACAGGCGCCTACACGACTGCGTCAAGTCTCACATGATCCACGGGCCGTGTGGAACAGTCAATCCACAGTGTCCGTGCATGGTGGACAACAAATGCTCCAAAGATTTCCCGAAAGCGTACGCAGAGGAGACTGTGTACGTTGCGGACGGCGGATATCCAAAGTACCGCCGACCGGATGACGGCCGGGTGGTACTTGTGATAGGTCGTGAGGTTGGTAACGAGTGTGTAGTGCCATACAACCCTTACCTTCTGGCCAAGTATGACGCGCACATCAACGTCGAGATATGCACGTCCATAAAGAGTGTCATGTATATCTACAAGTATATATACAAGGGACACGACCGTGTGACGTTGGAAGTTCAGGACCAGGATGAGATTGCCAA ttacgTAAACTCAAGATATGTCAGCCCACCGGAAGGCATCTGGCGGTTGTTTTTGTACAAATTGCACGGCAAAAGTCACACGGTCGTCAGACTTCCTGTCCACCTGGAGGGTCGTCAGAACGTGTACTTTGCGCCGGGCCAAGCAGAAGAACGGCTACAGAACCAAGCTGTGCGTAGTACGAAACTCACGCAGTTCTTCGCGCTCAACACAACAGACGTGAATGCTCGACAATACTTGTACCAAGAAATACCGACGCATTACACCTGGCAGATGCCACGTAATCAAGAAAACGTACTCGTAAGAAATGTCACCCAATGGTTGCCGCGGCGGATTCGGATGGCAAACGTTACGTTGGCTCGGATGTACATAGTAAACCCACTGGACCGGGACCGTTTCCACCTGAGATTGCTACTTCTGAACCGAAGAGGCCCGAAGTCCTTTCAAGACATAAGGACGGTGGACGGGGTCGTTCACGAAACATTCACGGCGGCTGCCGTTGCACTCGGATTATTGGAAGACGACCGAGCGTGGCGGGATTGCTTGACGGAATCGGCGACGTTGGACACACCGCGGCAGCTGCGGTATCTGTTCGTCACTATACTGGTGTTCTGCGAGCCCTCAAACCCGCTGGCGTTGTACGAGGCGAACGAAGCAAACATGATGGAGGACTTCAACCGCCGTCTCCAAGACGTCGACCGCGCGAGTGCCGCGTGTCTGGCGGCCATCGAGGATCTACTTCGTGTACACCGGAAATCGCCGGGCGACTACGGTCTGCCCCTCGCCGACCACCGTCTACTGGAACCGCTGCAGGACGACGCGCTGTTCCGGGCAATAGACGCGGCGGCACGGTGGGCCCCACAAGTAGACGCCTTGAACGCCGAACAGCGAACGGTGTACGACCGCGTGATGGCGGCCGTCGACGACCAACGCGAGGTGGCGAAAACTTTCTTCGTCGACGGACCCGGGGGTACCGGAAAAACGACGCTGTACGGATGCCTGATATGGGCGCTTCGGCACCGACCTCCGCAGCGGGAGGTGTTGAGCGTGGCGTTCACCGGTATCGCCGCGTCGCTCATGGACGGCGGCATGACCGTACACTCGACGTTCGGACTGCCTTTCGGCACGCTGACCGAAGACTCGACGTCCAGCGTCACCATGCA CCCCAATGTCGCCGGGACTGCAACTGACGGTGGTGGACCGCCTGCTCAGGGACGTCATGGCATCGGAATTACCGTTCGGCGGTAA
- the LOC132932526 gene encoding ATP-dependent DNA helicase PIF1-like: MRADHDADFATWLLELGNGRLPAVDGVPNTVQIPRQMVCDVDDLIDFVYPQQMSLANVDEFARRIVVCPTNEDCRGVNRDVLERVDGAQMSYTAVDTMMADDPDEVANFPTEFLNSLEPDGLPPYRLTLKVGCIVMLLRNLDPRRRLCNGTRLVVTELRRHNFKARILGGEAQDDDIVVPKIPLTSSGEDDLPILLRRLQFPVRLSFAMTINKSQGQTFDRVGLLLTSPVFTHGQLYVAFSRVRNAQSVRVGMYADDSGRFVTKNIVYREVL, encoded by the coding sequence ATGCGCGCGGACCACGACGCGGACTTTGCGACTTGGTTGCTTGAGCTCGGCAACGGCCGACTGCCCGCGGTCGACGGCGTTCCGAACACCGTGCAAATCCCGCGGCAAATGGTATGCGACGTTGATGATTTGATCGATTTCGTGTACCCGCAGCAAATGTCGTTGGCCAACGTCGACGAATTCGCTCGGAGAATCGTTGTGTGTCCCACCAACGAAGACTGTAGAGGTGTCAACAGGGACGTGCTGGAGCGCGTCGACGGTGCTCAGATGAGCTACACCGCCGTCGACACCATGATGGCGGACGATCCCGACGAAGTGGCCAATTTTCCCACGGAGTTCCTCAACAGCTTGGAACCGGACGGCCTGCCGCCGTACCGGCTGACGTTGAAGGTGGGGTGCATCGTGATGTTGCTCAGAAATCTCGATCCGAGGAGACGACTGTGCAACGGGACGAGGTTGGTGGTCACCGAACTGCGGCGTCACAATTTCAAGGCTAGGATTTTGGGCGGTGAAGCACAGGACGACGACATCGTCGTGCCCAAGATACCGCTCACGTCCAGCGGTGAGGACGACCTGCCCATCTTACTGCGGCGCCTTCAATTCCCGGTGAGATTGTCGTTCGCTATGACTATCAACAAGTCGCAGGGTCAGACGTTCGACAGGGTAGGTTTGCTACTGACGTCGCCTGTGTTCACGCACGGGCAGCTGTACGTAGCGTTTTCGAGGGTGAGAAACGCACAGTCCGTGAGAGTTGGCATGTACGCCGATGATAGCGGCCGATTCGTCACAAAGAACATTGTGTACAGGGAAGTTCTGTAA